A genomic stretch from Nocardia wallacei includes:
- a CDS encoding proteasome assembly chaperone family protein yields the protein MDYESRMYELEFPAPQLSSADGAGPVLVHGLEGFTDAGHAVRLATTHLRESLESELVASFDVDELLDYRSRRPLMTFKTDHFSDYAEPELNLWALRDTAGTPFLLLAGLEPDLRWEKFVTATRLLAEQLGVRRTIGLSAIPMAIPHTRPLGVTAHASDRDLIGEHQRWPGELQVPGSASSLLEYRMAQHGHESIGFSVHVPHYLAQTAYPEAAQTLLENVAENADLQLPLAALSEAAARVREQVNEHIAGNTEVETVVNALERQYDSFVTAQERQSSLLAREADLPTGDELGAEFERFLAEQSGFGDGDGSEGDHLR from the coding sequence ATGGACTACGAGTCGCGAATGTACGAGCTGGAGTTCCCCGCTCCGCAGCTGTCGTCCGCCGACGGCGCTGGTCCGGTGCTGGTGCACGGGTTGGAGGGGTTCACCGACGCCGGTCACGCGGTACGCCTGGCCACCACGCATCTACGCGAGAGCCTGGAGTCGGAACTGGTCGCCTCGTTCGACGTCGACGAGCTGCTCGACTACCGGTCGCGGCGGCCGCTGATGACGTTCAAGACCGATCACTTCTCCGATTACGCTGAGCCGGAGCTGAATCTGTGGGCGCTGCGCGATACCGCGGGCACCCCGTTCCTGTTGCTGGCCGGGCTGGAACCGGATCTGCGGTGGGAGAAGTTCGTCACGGCCACCCGGTTGCTGGCCGAACAGCTGGGCGTGCGCCGCACCATCGGCCTGTCCGCGATTCCGATGGCGATCCCGCACACGCGGCCCCTGGGTGTGACCGCCCACGCCAGCGACCGGGACCTGATCGGCGAGCACCAGCGCTGGCCGGGCGAGTTGCAGGTGCCGGGCAGCGCGTCGTCGCTGCTGGAGTACCGGATGGCCCAGCACGGCCACGAATCGATCGGCTTCTCGGTGCACGTGCCGCACTACCTGGCGCAGACCGCCTACCCCGAGGCCGCGCAGACGCTGCTGGAGAACGTCGCGGAGAACGCCGACCTGCAGCTGCCGCTGGCGGCGCTGAGCGAGGCCGCGGCCCGGGTGCGGGAGCAGGTCAACGAGCACATCGCCGGGAACACCGAGGTGGAGACGGTGGTGAACGCGCTGGAGCGGCAGTACGACAGCTTCGTCACCGCGCAGGAGCGCCAGTCGAGCCTGCTCGCCCGCGAGGCCGACCTGCCGACCGGCGACGAGCTGGGCGCCGAGTTCGAGCGCTTCCTGGCCGAGCAGTCCGGTTTCGGTGACGGCGACGGGTCCGAGGGCGACCACCTGCGCTGA
- a CDS encoding DUF5642 family protein, with protein sequence MIVPDSPGPRPRLEDRAVARALGGVLLAGLLAGCGSTVAGHPEALRQTTITRRVGTALPELLPRPDSFPAGYTALVLPADQARKAVGDVVGIPAGARADPGDCAPAPPRFGADRTAVVVGTHGDTRATITVELTRSEQPLTALREQLRHCHAVRVQRGPLANAVVTQLDPAPAVAADDALAVRRTVSGPIDAPGLTQSMRTRLAQIGDVRVNATYMTFGDVPPDTAALDHVFGVAVGNVGRG encoded by the coding sequence GTGATCGTGCCGGACTCGCCTGGCCCGCGGCCGCGTCTCGAGGACCGTGCGGTCGCGCGCGCACTGGGCGGCGTGCTGCTGGCCGGACTGCTCGCGGGGTGCGGGTCGACGGTGGCCGGGCATCCGGAAGCGCTGCGGCAGACCACGATCACCCGGCGCGTCGGCACCGCGCTGCCGGAGCTGCTGCCCCGGCCGGACAGCTTTCCCGCGGGGTATACGGCCTTGGTGCTTCCGGCCGACCAAGCGCGCAAGGCGGTCGGCGACGTGGTGGGCATACCCGCGGGCGCGCGCGCCGACCCCGGGGACTGCGCTCCCGCGCCGCCGCGGTTCGGCGCCGATCGCACCGCGGTCGTGGTCGGCACGCACGGCGACACCCGCGCGACCATCACCGTCGAACTGACCCGGTCCGAACAGCCGCTGACCGCGCTGCGCGAGCAATTGCGGCACTGTCACGCCGTGCGCGTGCAGCGCGGGCCGCTCGCGAATGCCGTTGTCACCCAGCTGGATCCGGCTCCGGCGGTGGCGGCCGACGACGCGCTCGCGGTGCGGCGCACGGTGTCCGGGCCGATCGACGCGCCGGGGCTCACCCAGTCGATGCGCACTCGGCTGGCGCAGATCGGTGACGTGCGCGTCAACGCCACCTACATGACCTTCGGCGACGTGCCGCCCGACACCGCCGCGCTGGATCATGTCTTCGGTGTCGCGGTCGGGAATGTCGGCAGGGGTTGA
- a CDS encoding DUF4192 domain-containing protein produces MTSPAEPASAGNDSASGAERRSADHPPRVHTGSGGPIPSAGPDPDATAPLWQCPRLRIDEAGEFVAAVPALLGFVPRRSLVACLLQEDPARPGSVHLGALARHDLDVPGCGAWLRVAGQLAAICAQERASGVLALIVDDRAAPPRAGRPGARAARHRDLVSLLAGALHAEDIELADAWAVREIVAEGPWWSLLDPACTGVQADPAASPITLAHVLDGRPIRSSREEMTAIVAADPRSRAAVAEVLGEISEAARERYGRAVARSEPDSYARSALELVLRRISDIDDPGGGIGPVEIAEVAVALRDLTVRDAMFALALSDRAPAAEVLWSMVCRSLTGPDRAEAATLLGYSAYVNGDGPFAGVALEAALDADPRHGLAQLLDTALRTGMRPSEIRKLALSGLAKAAELGVELPVDTSRCGP; encoded by the coding sequence ATGACATCTCCCGCCGAACCCGCATCCGCCGGTAACGACTCCGCTTCCGGCGCCGAACGCCGCAGTGCCGACCACCCGCCCCGCGTGCACACCGGATCGGGCGGACCGATTCCGTCCGCAGGGCCGGATCCCGATGCCACGGCACCACTCTGGCAGTGCCCACGGCTGCGTATCGACGAGGCGGGCGAGTTCGTCGCGGCCGTCCCGGCGCTGCTCGGATTCGTGCCGCGGCGGTCGCTGGTGGCGTGCCTGCTGCAGGAGGATCCCGCTCGGCCCGGATCGGTTCACCTCGGCGCGCTGGCGCGCCACGACCTGGATGTGCCGGGCTGCGGGGCCTGGCTGCGCGTGGCCGGGCAACTGGCCGCGATCTGCGCGCAGGAGCGCGCGTCCGGGGTGCTCGCGCTGATCGTGGACGACCGCGCCGCCCCGCCCCGGGCCGGTCGGCCGGGCGCCCGCGCGGCCCGCCACCGCGATCTGGTGTCGCTGCTCGCCGGTGCGCTGCACGCCGAGGACATCGAACTGGCCGATGCCTGGGCGGTGCGCGAAATCGTCGCCGAGGGGCCGTGGTGGAGCCTGCTCGATCCCGCCTGCACCGGCGTGCAGGCCGATCCCGCGGCGTCGCCCATCACCCTGGCGCACGTACTCGACGGCCGCCCGATCCGATCGTCCAGGGAGGAGATGACCGCGATCGTCGCGGCCGACCCGCGGTCCCGTGCCGCGGTGGCCGAGGTGCTCGGCGAGATCAGCGAGGCCGCGCGGGAGCGCTACGGCCGGGCGGTGGCCCGGTCCGAACCCGACTCGTACGCCCGTTCCGCCCTGGAGCTGGTGTTGCGGCGGATCTCGGACATCGACGACCCGGGCGGCGGTATCGGGCCCGTCGAGATCGCGGAAGTCGCTGTCGCCCTACGTGATCTCACGGTCCGCGACGCGATGTTCGCGCTCGCCCTGAGCGACCGGGCCCCCGCGGCCGAGGTGTTGTGGTCGATGGTGTGCCGCTCGCTGACCGGCCCCGACCGGGCCGAGGCGGCCACGCTCCTCGGCTACAGCGCGTACGTCAACGGTGACGGCCCGTTCGCCGGGGTCGCGCTGGAAGCGGCCCTCGACGCCGACCCTCGACACGGCCTCGCGCAATTGCTCGACACCGCGCTGCGCACCGGTATGCGCCCGAGTGAGATACGCAAACTCGCGCTGTCCGGGCTGGCCAAGGCCGCCGAACTCGGCGTCGAACTCCCCGTGGACACGTCCCGGTGCGGTCCGTGA
- a CDS encoding DEAD/DEAH box helicase, producing the protein MQLSDLIPDRVVPDVDADWLYETFADWTREQGLTLYPAQEEALLELMTGGNVILATPTGSGKSMVAVGAHFAALNRGERSYYTAPIKALVSEKFFALCEVFGADRVGMVTGDAAVNPTAPIICATAEILANLALREGAAADVGQVVMDEFHFYADPDRGWAWQVPLIELPRAQFLLMSATLGEVDFFARDLEHRTGRSTAIVAGSERPVPLTFSYRRTPITETLEELVTTHQSPVYVVHFTQAAALERAQALTSVNFASKAQKDAIAEAIGSFRFSSGFGKTLSRLIRHGIGVHHAGMLPKYRRLVERLAQEGLLQVVCGTDTLGVGINVPIRTVLLTGLTKFDGVRTRRLKAREFHQIAGRAGRAGYDTTGTVVVQAPEHEIENTRMLAKAGDDPKKQRKVQRRKPPEGFVSWSEETFDRLVAAQPEPMVSRFRVTNSLLLNVIARPGNCFDSMRHLLEDNHEPRPAQRKHILKTIRLYRALRDAGVVQQLDEPDEYGRRARLTINLQRDFALDQPLSPFALAALELLDRDAPTYTLDVVSIIESTLEDPRQLLLAQQHKARGAAIAEMKADGIEYDERMELIEDITWPKPLAELIEPAFETYRAGHPWVSEFSPAPKAVVREMIERALTFAELVSEYELARSEGLVLRYLADAYRALRRTVPESARTEELEDLTEWLGELVRQVDSSLLDEWEQLTDPGTETDAEQLAFGAETVRPISANERSFRVLVRNAVFRRVELAALHRWQALAELDDGPDWERDLAPYFAEYGEIGTGPNARGPRLFQVEQRPGFWHVRQVLDDPAGDHGWSVDAIVDLAESDAAGEVVFDEVTVTAG; encoded by the coding sequence GTGCAGCTGTCCGATCTGATCCCCGACCGTGTCGTGCCCGACGTGGATGCGGACTGGCTGTACGAGACCTTCGCCGACTGGACCCGCGAGCAGGGCCTCACGCTGTACCCGGCGCAGGAGGAGGCGTTGCTCGAGCTGATGACGGGCGGGAACGTCATCCTCGCCACGCCCACCGGTTCCGGCAAGTCCATGGTGGCGGTCGGCGCGCATTTCGCCGCCCTCAACCGCGGCGAGCGCAGCTATTACACCGCGCCGATCAAGGCGCTGGTGAGCGAGAAGTTCTTCGCGCTGTGCGAGGTGTTCGGCGCCGACCGAGTCGGCATGGTGACCGGCGACGCGGCCGTGAACCCGACCGCCCCGATCATCTGCGCGACCGCGGAGATCCTGGCCAATCTGGCGCTGCGCGAGGGCGCGGCCGCCGATGTCGGGCAGGTGGTGATGGACGAGTTCCACTTCTACGCCGACCCGGACCGCGGCTGGGCCTGGCAGGTGCCGCTGATCGAACTGCCGCGCGCACAGTTCTTGCTGATGTCGGCGACATTGGGCGAGGTCGACTTCTTCGCCCGCGACCTGGAACACCGCACCGGCCGCTCCACCGCCATCGTCGCGGGCTCCGAACGCCCTGTGCCGCTGACCTTTTCGTACCGGCGCACGCCGATCACCGAGACGCTCGAGGAATTGGTCACCACCCATCAGTCCCCCGTCTACGTCGTGCATTTCACCCAGGCCGCCGCCCTGGAGCGCGCGCAGGCGCTGACCAGCGTCAACTTCGCGAGCAAGGCGCAGAAGGATGCCATCGCCGAGGCGATCGGCTCGTTCCGGTTCTCCAGCGGCTTCGGCAAGACGCTGTCGCGGCTGATCCGGCACGGGATCGGCGTGCACCACGCGGGCATGCTGCCCAAGTACCGGCGGCTGGTGGAACGCCTCGCCCAGGAGGGGCTGCTGCAGGTGGTGTGCGGCACCGACACCCTCGGCGTCGGCATCAATGTGCCGATCCGGACGGTGCTGCTCACCGGGCTCACCAAATTCGACGGCGTGCGCACCCGCCGCCTCAAGGCGCGCGAGTTCCATCAGATCGCGGGGCGGGCCGGGCGCGCCGGATACGACACCACCGGCACGGTCGTGGTGCAGGCGCCCGAGCACGAGATCGAGAACACCCGGATGCTCGCCAAGGCCGGCGACGACCCCAAGAAACAGCGAAAGGTGCAGCGGCGCAAGCCTCCCGAGGGCTTCGTGTCCTGGTCCGAGGAGACCTTCGACCGGCTGGTCGCCGCGCAGCCCGAGCCGATGGTGTCGCGCTTCCGCGTCACCAATTCCCTGCTGCTCAACGTGATCGCCCGCCCCGGCAACTGCTTCGACTCGATGCGGCACCTGCTCGAGGACAATCACGAACCGCGCCCGGCGCAGCGCAAACACATTCTGAAGACGATCCGGCTGTATCGGGCGCTGCGCGACGCCGGTGTCGTCCAGCAGCTCGACGAACCCGACGAGTACGGCCGCCGCGCCCGGCTGACGATCAACCTGCAGCGCGATTTCGCCCTCGACCAGCCGCTGTCGCCCTTTGCCCTGGCCGCGCTGGAGCTCCTTGACAGGGACGCGCCGACCTACACACTGGATGTGGTGTCCATCATCGAATCCACGCTGGAGGACCCGCGTCAGCTGTTGCTCGCCCAGCAGCACAAGGCGCGCGGCGCGGCCATCGCGGAGATGAAGGCCGACGGCATCGAGTACGACGAGCGCATGGAGCTCATCGAGGACATCACCTGGCCGAAACCGCTCGCCGAACTGATCGAACCGGCCTTCGAGACCTATCGCGCGGGCCATCCCTGGGTCTCCGAGTTCAGCCCGGCGCCCAAGGCCGTGGTCCGCGAAATGATCGAGCGCGCATTGACTTTCGCCGAACTGGTGAGCGAGTACGAGCTGGCCCGCTCGGAGGGCCTGGTGCTGCGGTACCTGGCCGACGCCTATCGCGCGCTGCGCCGCACCGTGCCCGAGTCCGCGCGCACCGAGGAACTCGAGGACCTGACCGAGTGGCTCGGCGAACTGGTCCGCCAGGTGGATTCGAGCCTGCTCGACGAGTGGGAGCAGCTCACCGATCCGGGCACGGAGACCGACGCCGAGCAGCTGGCGTTCGGCGCGGAGACGGTGCGGCCGATCTCGGCCAACGAGCGCTCGTTCCGGGTGCTGGTGCGCAACGCCGTGTTCCGCCGCGTCGAATTGGCGGCGCTGCACCGCTGGCAGGCCCTGGCCGAACTCGACGACGGCCCGGACTGGGAGCGCGACCTCGCGCCGTACTTCGCCGAGTACGGGGAGATCGGCACCGGACCGAACGCGCGCGGACCGCGGCTGTTCCAGGTCGAGCAGCGCCCCGGCTTCTGGCATGTGCGCCAGGTGCTCGACGATCCGGCCGGTGACCACGGCTGGTCGGTCGACGCGATCGTGGATCTGGCCGAGTCCGACGCCGCCGGCGAGGTGGTGTTCGACGAGGTGACGGTGACGGCCGGATGA
- a CDS encoding aldo/keto reductase, translating into MAQLGTTDLDVFPLCLGGNVFGWTADRDGSFAVLDAYAAAGGNFVDSADVYSAWVPGNSGGESETILGEWMAARGNRERVVLATKGGRLPPFDGLSSKAIHGAVEASLRRLGTDYIDLYYVHYDDPDVSVADIVAAHDALVRAGKVRYVAVSNMAPARIREALAVADREGLARFVAVQPHYNLMERTGFEHDVLPLAEAENLATVPYYALAKGFLTGKYRPGAEVDSPRAQGAAAYLDERGARVLAELDLIAAAHGVPVAAVALAWLAAQPTVAAPISSARTPRQLADLLPIGELRLSEEELSALNSVSN; encoded by the coding sequence ATGGCCCAACTCGGTACGACCGATCTGGATGTATTCCCCCTCTGTCTCGGCGGCAATGTCTTCGGCTGGACCGCGGACCGGGACGGTTCGTTCGCGGTACTGGACGCCTACGCCGCGGCGGGCGGGAACTTCGTCGACAGCGCCGACGTCTACTCCGCGTGGGTTCCCGGCAACAGCGGCGGCGAGTCCGAGACCATCCTCGGCGAGTGGATGGCCGCGCGCGGCAACCGCGAACGCGTCGTACTCGCCACCAAGGGCGGGCGGCTGCCTCCGTTCGACGGCCTGTCATCGAAGGCGATCCACGGCGCGGTCGAGGCGTCGCTGCGGCGGCTCGGCACCGATTACATCGATCTCTATTACGTCCACTACGACGACCCGGACGTCTCGGTGGCCGATATCGTCGCCGCCCACGACGCGCTGGTGCGCGCGGGCAAGGTGCGGTACGTGGCGGTGTCGAACATGGCTCCCGCCCGCATCCGGGAGGCGCTGGCCGTGGCCGATCGGGAGGGCCTGGCGCGGTTCGTGGCCGTGCAGCCGCACTACAACCTGATGGAGCGGACCGGCTTCGAACACGACGTGCTGCCACTGGCCGAGGCCGAGAATCTCGCGACCGTGCCCTACTACGCCCTGGCCAAGGGATTCCTGACCGGCAAGTATCGTCCCGGCGCCGAAGTGGACAGCCCCCGCGCCCAGGGCGCCGCGGCCTACCTCGACGAGCGCGGCGCGCGGGTGCTCGCCGAGCTGGATCTCATCGCCGCCGCCCACGGTGTCCCGGTCGCCGCGGTAGCCCTGGCCTGGCTGGCCGCCCAGCCCACGGTCGCCGCCCCCATCTCCAGCGCCCGCACGCCGCGACAGCTGGCCGACCTGCTGCCGATCGGGGAGCTGCGGTTGTCGGAGGAAGAGCTGTCGGCGCTGAACTCCGTGTCGAACTGA